A stretch of the Orcinus orca chromosome 1, mOrcOrc1.1, whole genome shotgun sequence genome encodes the following:
- the TAS1R1 gene encoding LOW QUALITY PROTEIN: taste receptor type 1 member 1 (The sequence of the model RefSeq protein was modified relative to this genomic sequence to represent the inferred CDS: inserted 3 bases in 2 codons; substituted 2 bases at 2 genomic stop codons), which translates to MLLWGARFIGLQLFLSCCWAFSCHGTASSSDFSLPGDYLLAGQFPLHGDHLGVRCRPTVTFCDRPSTFNGHGYHLFQAMQFGIEEINNSTALLPNVTLGYKPYDGCSESANVFATLSPPGTRYVESQGDPAHYSPAIVAVIGPDASNYVATTAALLSPFLMPLISCSDASSVMLSVKQLCPSFLRTIPSDECQVEILMLPSRRFGWVWISMVGSEGDYGQLGVQALEDQATQQGICVAFKDTVPFSTQPGDERMQSVIRCLARARTAVVVVFSGRQLARVFFESVVLAKLTAEVWIASEDWAISRHISNVPGIWGNGTVLGVAIPQRRVPGLKEFEEPYVWADKGALGPCLRGSWCSSNQLCRECWAFTAQKMPTLGAFSMSSAYNTYQAVXAVAHSLHQLLGCASGVCSRGWVYPWQLLEQILKVNFLLHKDIVTFKDNGDPLSSYNXAWDWSGPNWTFRVVGSSFWSPVWLDINTIKIRWHGKDNWVPQSVCSSDCPEGDQRVIMGFHHCCFECVLCESGTFLNKSDPYSCQPCGKEEWAPERSQTCFPCTVVFLTWHEPISWVLLAANTLLLLLVAGTAGLFAWHLDTPVVRSAGGRLCFLMLGSLAGGSCGHYGFFGEPTLPTCLLREGPFALGFAIFLSCLTIRSFQLVFIFKFSAKVPTFFRAWVQNHSAGPLVVISSTTQLLTCLTWLAVWTPLPPREYQPFPQXVVLDRTEANPPGFMLAFAYNGLLXVSASACSYLGKDLPENYSEVKCVTFSLLLNFMSWIAFFTMASVYQGKHLPTVHVLAKPSSLSGGFSGYLLPKCYVILCRPDLNSTEHFQASTQDHTRRCGST; encoded by the exons ATGTTACTCTGGGGGGCGCGCTTCATCGGCCTGCAGCTTTTCCTCTCCTGCTGCTGGGCTTTCAGCTGCCACGGCACCGCGTCCTCCTCTGACTTCAGCCTCCCTGGGGATTACCTGCTTGCGGGCCAGTTTCCTCTCCACGGTGACCATCTAGGGGTGAGATGCAGACCCACAGTGACCTTCTGTGACAG GCCTAGCACCTTCAATGGCCACGGCTACCACCTCTTCCAGGCCATGCAGTTTGGCATCGAGGAGATAAACAACTCCACCGCCCTGCTGCCCAACGTCACCCTGGGGTACAAGCCGTACGACGGGTGCTCGGAGTCAGCCAACGTGTTTGCCACGCTGAGCCCGCCAGGGACGCGCTACGTGGAGAGCCAAGGAGACCCTGCCCACTACTCCCCTGCGATTGTGGCGGTGATTGGGCCCGACGCCAGCAACTATGTTGCCACCACTGCAGCCCTGCTGAGCCCCTTCCTGATGCCCCTGATAAGCTG CTCTGATGCCAGCAGCGTGATGCTCAGCGTGAAGCAGCTCTGCCCCTCTTTCCTGCGCACCATCCCAAGTGATGAGTGCCAGGTGGAGATCTTGATGCTGCCGTCTCGGAGGTTCGGGTGGGTCTGGATCTCCATGGTGGGCAGTGAAGGTGACTACGGGCAGCTAGGGGTGCAGGCGCTGGAGGACCAGGCCACCCAGCAGGGCATCTGCGTTGCCTTCAAGGACACTGTGCCTTTCTCTACCCAGCCGGGCGATGAGAGGATGCAGAGCGTGATACGCTGCCTGGCCCGAGCGAGGACCGCGGTCGTGGTCGTTTTCTCCGGCAGGCAGCTGGCCAGGGTGTTCTTTGAGTCCGTGGTGCTGGCCAAGCTGACTGCCGAGGTGTGGATCGCCTCAGAAGACTGGGCCATCTCCAGACACATCAGCAACGTGCCTGGGATCTGGGGCAACGGCACAGTGCTGGGTGTGGCCATCCCACAGAGGCGTGTCCCTGGCCTGAAGGAGTTTGAAGAGCCCTATGTCTGGGCAGACAAAGGAGCCCTAGGGCCTTGCCTCAGGGGCTCCTGGTGCAGCAGCAACCAGCTCTGTAGAGAGTGCTGGGCTTTCACGGCACAGAAGATGCCCACACTTGGAGCATTCTCCATGAGCTCCGCCTACAACACGTACCAGGCTGTCTAGGCCGTGGCTCACAGCCTCCACCAGCTCCTGGGCTGCGCCTCTGGAGTCTGTTCCAGAGGCTGGGTCTACCCCTGGCAG CTTCTGGAGCAGATCCTCAAGGTGAATTTCCTTTTACACAAGGACATTGTGACATTTAAGGACAATGGCGACCCCCTCAGCAGTTATAA TGCCTGGGACTGGAGTGGCCCCAACTGGACCTTCAGGGTCGTCGGCTCCTCCTTTTGGTCTCCAGTTTGGCTAGACATAAATACGATCAAAATCCGGTGGCATGGAAAGGACAACTGG GTGCCTCAGTCTGTGTGTTCCAGCGACTGTCCTGAAGGGGACCAGAGAGTGATCATGGGCTTCCACCACTGCTGCTTCGAGTGTGTGCTCTGTGAGTCCGGGACCTTCCTCAACAAGAGTG ACCCCTACAGCTGCCAACCTTGTGGGAAAGAAGAGTGGGCACCTGAGAGAAGCCAGACCTGCTTCCCATGCACCGTGGTGTTTCTGACTTGGCATGAGCCCATCTCTTGGGTGCTCCTGGCAGCTAatacgctgctgctgctgctcgtGGCTGGGACTGCTGGCCTGTTTGCCTGGCACCTAGACACGCCTGTGGTGAGGTCGGCTGGAGGCCGGCTGTGCTTCCTCATGCTGGGCTCCCTGGCGGGGGGCAGCTGCGGCCACTATGGCTTCTTTGGGGAGCCCACTCTGCCCACATGCCTGCTGCGCGAAGGCCCCTTTGCCCTTGGTTTTGCCATCTTCCTGTCCTGCCTGACGATCCGCTCCTTCCAACTTGTGTTCATCTTCAAGTTTTCTGCCAAGGTACCCACCTTCTTCCGTGCGTGGGTCCAAAACCACAGTGCTGGCCCGTTGGTGGTGATCAGCTCAACAACCCAGCTGCTTACCTGTCTAACGTGGCTTGCAGTGTGGACCCCACTGCCCCCCAGGGAATACCAGCCCTTCCCTC CTGTGGTGCTTGACCGCACAGAGGCTAACCCACCGGGCTTCATGCTGGCTTTCGCCTACAATGGCCTCCTCTAGGTCAGCGCCTCTGCCTGCAGCTACCTGGGCAAGGACCTGCCAGAGAACTACAGCGAGGTCAAATGTGTCACCTTCAGCCTGCTCCTCAACTTCATGTCCTGGATCGCCTTCTTCACCATGGCCAGTGTCTACCAGGGCAAGCACCTGCCCACGGTCCACGTGCTGGCCAAGCCGAGCAGCCTGAGTGGCGGCTTCAGCGGTTATCTCCTCCCCAAGTGCTATGTGATCCTGTGCCGCCCAGATCTCAACAGCACCGAGCACTTCCAGGCCTCCACCCAGGACCACACCAGGCGCTGTGGCTCCACCTGA
- the ZBTB48 gene encoding telomere zinc finger-associated protein isoform X2, with protein MDGSFVQHSVRVLQELNKQRERGQYCDATLDVGGLVFKAHWSVLACCSRFFQSLYGDGSGGSVVLPAGFAEIFGLLLDFFYTGHLALTSGNRDQVLLAARELRVPEAVELCQSFKPKASVGQAPSGQSGLGKPAPRDVNSHLKEPASLEEEEVSRTLGQTPMDQELSGSPSLQRPQLGLPPQSENPSFLRGKLKQALKLSPPENKEPEDCRVPPRPFEAEGVQLQGGSNEWEVVVQVEDDGDGDYVSETETVPTRRKSNVIRKPCAAEPALSAGSRAAEPAENRKGTAVPVECPTCHKKFLSKYYLKVHNRKHTGEKPFECPKCGKCYFRKENLLEHEARNCMNRSEQVFTCSVCQETFRRRMELRVHMVSHTGEMPYKCASCSQQFMQKKDLQSHMIKLHGAPKPHACPTCAKCFLSRTELQLHEAFKHRGEKLFVCEECGHRASSRNGLQMHIKAKHRNERPYVCEFCSHAFTQKANLNMHLRTHTGEKPFQCHLCGKTFRTQASLDKHNRTHTGERPFSCEFCEQRFTEKGPLLRHVASRHQEGRPHFCQICGKTFKAVEQLRVHVRRHKGVRKFECTECGYKFTRQAHLRRHMEIHDRVENYNPRQRKLRNLVVEDEKMVVVALQPPTELEVGSAEVIVESLAQGGLASQLPGQRLCAEETFSGPGVMEPSLIITAAIPEDCDT; from the exons ATGGACGGCTCCTTCGTCCAGCACAGTGTAAGGGTTCTGCAGGAGCTCAACAAGCAGCGGGAGCGGGGCCAGTACTGCGACGCCACCCTGGACGTGGGGGGTCTGGTGTTCAAGGCGCACTGGAGTGTCCTCGCCTGCTGCAGCCGCTTCTTCCAGAGCCTCTACGGGGATGGCTCAGGGGGCAGTGTCGTCCTCCCTGCCGGCTTCGCCGAGATCTTTGGCCTCCTGCTGGACTTTTTCTACACTGGCCACCTCGCCCTCACCTCGGGGAACCGGGATCAGGTGCTCCTGGCAGCCAGGGAGTTGCGGGTGCCAGAGGCTGTAGAGCTGTGCCAGAGCTTCAAGCCCAAAGCCTCAGTGGGACAGGCACCAAGTGGCCAGAGCGGGCTGGGGAAACCCGCCCCTCGGGATGTGAACAGCCACCTCAAGGAGCCAGCAAGCTTGGAGGAAGAGGAAGTTTCGAGGACGCTGGGTCAAACCCCCATGGATCAGGAGCTCAGCGGTAGTCCCAGCCTCCAGAGGCCCCAGCTTGGTCTCCCTCCTCAGAGTGAGAACCCCTCCTTCCTCCGTGGGAAACTCAAGCAGGCTCTGAAGCTTAGTCCCCCTGAGAACAAGGAGCCTGAGGATTGCAGAGTGCCCCCAAGGCCCTTTGAGGCTGAAGGTGTCCAGCTGCAGGGCGGGAGTAACGAG TGGGAAGTGGTGGTTCAAGTTGAGGATGATGGGGATGGCGATTATGTTTCTGAGACTGAGACTGTGCCGACCAGGAGGAAATCAAACGTAATCAGAAAGCCCTGTGCTGCCGAGCCAGCCCTGAGTGCAGGTTCCCGGGCAGCCGAGCCTGCTGAGAACAGAAAAGGTACAGCGGTGCCGGTTGAATGCCCCACATGTCATAAAAAGTTCCTCAGCAAATATTATCTAAAAGTTCACAACAG GAAacacactggggagaaaccctTCGAGTGTCCCAAATGCGGGAAATGTTACTTTCGGAAGGAGAACCTCCTGGAGCACGAAGCCCGGAACTGCATGAACCGCTCGGAACAG GTCTTCACGTGCTCCGTGTGCCAGGAGACATTCCGCCGGAGGATGGAGCTGCGGGTGCACATGGTGTCCCACACAGGGGAGATGCCCTACAAG TGCGCCTCCTGCTCGCAGCAGTTCATGCAGAAGAAGGACCTGCAGAGCCACATGATCAAGCTGCACGGAGCGCCCAAGCCCCACGCG TGTCCCACCTGTGCCAAGTGCTTCTTGTCCCGGACGGAACTGCAGCTGCACGAGGCTTTCAAGCACCGTGGGGAGAAGCTCTTTGTGTGTGAGGAGTGCGGCCACCGGGCGTCGAGCCGAAACGGCCTGCAGATGCACATCAAGGCCAAGCACAG GAACGAGAGGCCGTACGTCTGTGAGTTCTGCAGCCACGCCTTCACCCAGAAGGCCAATCTCAACATGCACCTGCGCACGCACACAGGCGAGAAGCCCTTCCAGTGCCACCTCTGCGGCAAGACCTTCCGCACCCAAG CCAGCCTCGACAAGCACAACCGCACCCACACCGGCGAGAGGCCCTTCAGCTGTGAGTTCTGCGAGCAGCGCTTCACGGAGAAGGGGCCCCTGCTGAGGCACGTGGCCAGCCGCCACCAGGAGGGCCGGCCCCACTTCTGCCAGATCTGCGGGAAGACCTTCAAAG CCGTGGAGCAGCTGCGCGTGCACGTGAGGAGGCACAAGGGGGTCAGGAAGTTCGAGTGCACCGAATGCGGCTACAAGTTCACCCGGCAG GCCCACCTGCGGAGGCACATGGAGATCCACGACCGGGTGGAGAACTACAACCCACGGCAGCGCAAGCTCCGGAACCTGGTCGTCGAGGACGAGAAGATGGTGGTGGTGGCGCTCCAGCCGCCCACCGAGCTGGAGGTGGGCTCGGCTGAGGTCATCGTGGAGTCGCTGGCCCAGGGTGGCCTGGCCTCCCAGCTCCCTGGCCAGAGACTGTGTGCGGAGGAGACCTTCTCGGGCCCGGGCGTCATGGAGCCCTCGCTCATCATCACGGCCGCCATCCCCGAGGACTGTGACACGTAG
- the ZBTB48 gene encoding telomere zinc finger-associated protein isoform X1, with protein MDGSFVQHSVRVLQELNKQRERGQYCDATLDVGGLVFKAHWSVLACCSRFFQSLYGDGSGGSVVLPAGFAEIFGLLLDFFYTGHLALTSGNRDQVLLAARELRVPEAVELCQSFKPKASVGQAPSGQSGLGKPAPRDVNSHLKEPASLEEEEVSRTLGQTPMDQELSGSPSLQRPQLGLPPQSENPSFLRGKLKQALKLSPPENKEPEDCRVPPRPFEAEGVQLQGGSNEWEVVVQVEDDGDGDYVSETETVPTRRKSNVIRKPCAAEPALSAGSRAAEPAENRKGTAVPVECPTCHKKFLSKYYLKVHNSRKHTGEKPFECPKCGKCYFRKENLLEHEARNCMNRSEQVFTCSVCQETFRRRMELRVHMVSHTGEMPYKCASCSQQFMQKKDLQSHMIKLHGAPKPHACPTCAKCFLSRTELQLHEAFKHRGEKLFVCEECGHRASSRNGLQMHIKAKHRNERPYVCEFCSHAFTQKANLNMHLRTHTGEKPFQCHLCGKTFRTQASLDKHNRTHTGERPFSCEFCEQRFTEKGPLLRHVASRHQEGRPHFCQICGKTFKAVEQLRVHVRRHKGVRKFECTECGYKFTRQAHLRRHMEIHDRVENYNPRQRKLRNLVVEDEKMVVVALQPPTELEVGSAEVIVESLAQGGLASQLPGQRLCAEETFSGPGVMEPSLIITAAIPEDCDT; from the exons ATGGACGGCTCCTTCGTCCAGCACAGTGTAAGGGTTCTGCAGGAGCTCAACAAGCAGCGGGAGCGGGGCCAGTACTGCGACGCCACCCTGGACGTGGGGGGTCTGGTGTTCAAGGCGCACTGGAGTGTCCTCGCCTGCTGCAGCCGCTTCTTCCAGAGCCTCTACGGGGATGGCTCAGGGGGCAGTGTCGTCCTCCCTGCCGGCTTCGCCGAGATCTTTGGCCTCCTGCTGGACTTTTTCTACACTGGCCACCTCGCCCTCACCTCGGGGAACCGGGATCAGGTGCTCCTGGCAGCCAGGGAGTTGCGGGTGCCAGAGGCTGTAGAGCTGTGCCAGAGCTTCAAGCCCAAAGCCTCAGTGGGACAGGCACCAAGTGGCCAGAGCGGGCTGGGGAAACCCGCCCCTCGGGATGTGAACAGCCACCTCAAGGAGCCAGCAAGCTTGGAGGAAGAGGAAGTTTCGAGGACGCTGGGTCAAACCCCCATGGATCAGGAGCTCAGCGGTAGTCCCAGCCTCCAGAGGCCCCAGCTTGGTCTCCCTCCTCAGAGTGAGAACCCCTCCTTCCTCCGTGGGAAACTCAAGCAGGCTCTGAAGCTTAGTCCCCCTGAGAACAAGGAGCCTGAGGATTGCAGAGTGCCCCCAAGGCCCTTTGAGGCTGAAGGTGTCCAGCTGCAGGGCGGGAGTAACGAG TGGGAAGTGGTGGTTCAAGTTGAGGATGATGGGGATGGCGATTATGTTTCTGAGACTGAGACTGTGCCGACCAGGAGGAAATCAAACGTAATCAGAAAGCCCTGTGCTGCCGAGCCAGCCCTGAGTGCAGGTTCCCGGGCAGCCGAGCCTGCTGAGAACAGAAAAGGTACAGCGGTGCCGGTTGAATGCCCCACATGTCATAAAAAGTTCCTCAGCAAATATTATCTAAAAGTTCACAACAG CAGGAAacacactggggagaaaccctTCGAGTGTCCCAAATGCGGGAAATGTTACTTTCGGAAGGAGAACCTCCTGGAGCACGAAGCCCGGAACTGCATGAACCGCTCGGAACAG GTCTTCACGTGCTCCGTGTGCCAGGAGACATTCCGCCGGAGGATGGAGCTGCGGGTGCACATGGTGTCCCACACAGGGGAGATGCCCTACAAG TGCGCCTCCTGCTCGCAGCAGTTCATGCAGAAGAAGGACCTGCAGAGCCACATGATCAAGCTGCACGGAGCGCCCAAGCCCCACGCG TGTCCCACCTGTGCCAAGTGCTTCTTGTCCCGGACGGAACTGCAGCTGCACGAGGCTTTCAAGCACCGTGGGGAGAAGCTCTTTGTGTGTGAGGAGTGCGGCCACCGGGCGTCGAGCCGAAACGGCCTGCAGATGCACATCAAGGCCAAGCACAG GAACGAGAGGCCGTACGTCTGTGAGTTCTGCAGCCACGCCTTCACCCAGAAGGCCAATCTCAACATGCACCTGCGCACGCACACAGGCGAGAAGCCCTTCCAGTGCCACCTCTGCGGCAAGACCTTCCGCACCCAAG CCAGCCTCGACAAGCACAACCGCACCCACACCGGCGAGAGGCCCTTCAGCTGTGAGTTCTGCGAGCAGCGCTTCACGGAGAAGGGGCCCCTGCTGAGGCACGTGGCCAGCCGCCACCAGGAGGGCCGGCCCCACTTCTGCCAGATCTGCGGGAAGACCTTCAAAG CCGTGGAGCAGCTGCGCGTGCACGTGAGGAGGCACAAGGGGGTCAGGAAGTTCGAGTGCACCGAATGCGGCTACAAGTTCACCCGGCAG GCCCACCTGCGGAGGCACATGGAGATCCACGACCGGGTGGAGAACTACAACCCACGGCAGCGCAAGCTCCGGAACCTGGTCGTCGAGGACGAGAAGATGGTGGTGGTGGCGCTCCAGCCGCCCACCGAGCTGGAGGTGGGCTCGGCTGAGGTCATCGTGGAGTCGCTGGCCCAGGGTGGCCTGGCCTCCCAGCTCCCTGGCCAGAGACTGTGTGCGGAGGAGACCTTCTCGGGCCCGGGCGTCATGGAGCCCTCGCTCATCATCACGGCCGCCATCCCCGAGGACTGTGACACGTAG